Genomic window (Zonotrichia leucophrys gambelii isolate GWCS_2022_RI unplaced genomic scaffold, RI_Zleu_2.0 Scaffold_592_30830, whole genome shotgun sequence):
ctttttgcttcatttttgaTCCATTTCGGATCAATTTTGGGTCAATTTTAGGCTGAATTTCCCCTTATTTTGGACCAATTTTGGACTAAATTTTTGGctgcattttccccatttttgctccaattttgggtcagttttgggtccaattttcagctgaattttcccctattttgggtcagttttggaCCAATTTCAGGCTGAATTTTCAGGTTGaatttccctcatttttggACCAATTTGGACCCAAATTTCgggtgaatttttgggtgaattctacctattaaaaaaaccaatttttgggttcattttggggctgattttgagCAAATTTCGCTCATTTTTTGGGCGAATTTCGCTCAATTTTCgcccaatttttttccacatttttcccttttttcccaccAATTTTTGGGTcgaattttctccatttttagtCCAATTTTTGGGCCAATTTTAGGTCATATTTTTGTCAATTTTAAGTCAATTTTAGTCCAatttttgggtcagtttggtgccaattttggggtgatttttaggTCAATTTTGATGCGTTTTTGTGCCAATTTTGGGACCAATTTCGGGTCAATTTTAGGCTCAATTTCACTCAATTTTGGACCAATTTTTGTGTcaatttttgggtgaatttcactcaattttggggctgattttgagCCGATTTCGCTCATTTTTCGGGCGAATCTCGCTCAAATTTCGCCcgattttttcccaattttcgctgaattttccccaaaatttcttttcccttctccctccagcCCGCCGGGCCACGCCCCTTCCGGGTGACGCGTCGCTGGTGACGTTCCGCGGCCACGCCGTCCTGCACACGCTGCTGCGCTGCCGCCTGGCGCCACCGGGGGGCGCCCCCGCGCTGGCGGCCGGCAGCGCCGACGGCACCGTGCTGGGTGAGCCcgggggttactggtttatactgggagggactgggaggcgaaaaaacggggaaaaacggtgaaaaaacggtgaaaaacggtgaaaaaacggcgaaaaacggtgaaaaaacggCGAAAatagggttaaaaatggggaaaatatgaagagaaatggggaagatgtgggaagagagggttaaaaatggggggaaaatggttaaaaatgggggaaatgggaactgCGGTTACTGGTTTGTTACTGGGAGGatctgggagggaaaaaatggggaaaaaaaacggtgaaaaaacggtgaaaatATGACGAGAAATGGGGAAGATGTGGGggagaaagggttaaaaatggggaaaatgggggaaatgggaactggggttactggtttggactggaggactgggaggaaaaaatggggaaaaacggtgaaaaaacggCGAAAAACGGTGGAAAAATGGCGAAAATATGAAGAGAAATGGGGAAGagagggttaaaaatggggaaaaatggttaaaaatgggaaaatgggaactggggttactggtttgtactgggagggactgggaggcgaaaaaacggggaaaaacggtgaaaaaacggcgaaaaacggtgaaaaaatggcgaaaatatgaagagaaatggggaagatgtggggaatgtggggaagaaagggttaaaaatggggaaatgggaactggggttactggtttgtactgggagggactgggaggggaaaaatgggggaaaacggtgaaaaaatggggaaaaacggtgaaaaaatggtgaaaatatgaagaaaaatgggaagatGTGGGGgtgaaagggttaaaaatgggggaaatgggaactggggttactggtttgtactgggagggactgggagtggaaaaatggggaaaaacggtgaaaaaatggtgaaaaaacggtgaaaaaatggggaaaatagggttaaaaatggggaaacaaagggttaaaaatggcgGAAATATGGccaagaaagggttaaaaatgggttaaaaaaatgggaaaaatgggaactggggttactggtttgtactgggaagGACAAAACGTCGAAAAAACGGCGGGAAAAGGGTCAAAAACGGGGCGAAAAGGGTTAAAAACGGGTaaaatccctcttttttttcagtctatGACGTCATCACGGGGCGTGTCCTGCGGCGCCTGGCCAATCACGGCGCCTGCGTGCGTGACGTCAGCTGGAGCCCCGAGGGGGCGTGGCTCGCCAGCGCTTCGGTGGGCGGGGCTTAAATATGAATGGGAGGGGCTTATTTATGAAAAGGGGCGGGGTTTAAATGGAAAAGGGgtgggatttattttaaaagagggTGGGGCTTAAATGGAAAAGGGGGGGGCTTAAATATGGAAAGGGGCGGGGTTTAAATGGGGTAATGGGCGGGgtttaaatggaaaatgggCGGGGTTTAAatggaaaagggggggggtttaaaTGGGAAAAGGGGCGGGATTTATTTGGAAAAGGGGCGGGGTTTAAATGGAAAAGGGGCGGGGTTTAAATATGGAAAGGGGCGGGGTTTATATGGGAAAAGAGGCGGGGTTTAAATGGGAAAAGGGGCGGGGTTtaaatggggagggggcggggttTAAAGGGAAAAGAGGCGGGGTTTAAATGGGAAAGAGGCGGGGTTTAAATATGGAAAGGGGCGGGGTTTATATGGGAAAAGGGGTGGGGTTTAAATTGGAAAATGGGCGGGGTTTAAATTGAGAAGGGGCGGGTTTAAATTGAGAAGGGGCGGGgtttaaagggaaaaggggcggggtttaaatgggaaaatgggcGGGGATTAAATAGAGAAGGGGCGGGGTTTAAATGGAAAAGGGGCGGGGTTTAAATGGAGAAGGGGGGGGGCTTAAATATGGAAAGGGGCGGGGTTTAAATGGGAAAAGGGGCGGGGATTAAATGGAGAAGGGGCGGGGTTTATATGGGAAAAGAGGCGGGGTTTAAAGAGAAAAGGGGCGGGGTTTAAATGGAAAAGGGGCGAGGTTTAATTATGGAAAGGGGCGGGGTTTAAATGGAGAAGGGGCGGGGTTTAATTATGGAAAGGGCGGGGTTTAAATGGAGAAGGGGCGGGTTTAAATGGAAAAGAGGTGGGgtttaaagggaaaaggggcggggcttaaaTATGGAAATGGGCGAGgtttaaatgggaaaatgggtggagtttaaagggaaaaggggcggGTTTAAATGGGTAAATGGGTGGAGTTTAATGGGAAAAGAGGCGGGGTTTAAATAGAAAAGGGGCGTGACATAAAGTGATAAACGGGCGTGGTTTAATTGTGGAAAGGGGCGgggttttaatgaaaaatgggCGTGGTTTAAATTGAGAAAGGGGAGGGGTTAAAATAGCAAAAGGGGCAGGGTTTAAAGGTGAAAGGGGCGTGGTTTAAGGCCAAGTGGGCGTGTCCTGacttggccccgccccctcagTGGGACGGCACCGTCCGGCTCTGGGATTATCGCGGCGATGACGACGGCGATGACGTCATGGAGGAGGCGGGGCCTCGCCGGAAAGGGGCGGGGCCTCGGCGgaaagggggcggggcttggtAATAAAGAACGCTCGCTGTGACCACGcccatttttattattattattattattattattattattattattattattattattattttggggGCGGGGTTTCATATAAATTAGGGGCGTGGCTTTGAAGGAGGGGCGTGGTTTAAAAGGGAAAGGGGCGGGGTCTGGCCCAAAACCGactccaaaaaccccaaattccgccccaaaaaccccaaaattccacccaaaaaccccaaaaattggctaaaaaaccccaaaaaaatccaaatatcaAATATGGTACCAAAGCCCCGCCCCCAACATGAAACCACGCCCCCAAGCCCAAGCCACGCCCCCTCCCCGTGTCCTTGCCCAGCGTCCTCTCCTCgaatttttaaccccaaaaaagccccaaaaaaccccaaaatcgccataaaaatccccattaaaaaccccaaaaaagccccataaaaaccccattaaaaaagccccaaaaagcccaaaaaacccaaaaaaatccactaaaagcccccaaaaaaccccatttaaaacccaataaaatccccaaaaaaacagcaaaaaaacatcaaaatatcCCGAAAAGACCCCCATTAAAAACCCCGAAAAAACCTCATAAAAACCTTccgaaaaaacccaaaaagtcCCATAGAAACCCcttaaaaaccccccccaaaaaccccaataaaaatccccaaaaaaaccccattaaaaccccaaaaaataccccataaaaaccccattaaaaaccccaaaaacaccccattaaaaaccccaaaaatgccccaaaaaatcccccaaaaaaacccccaaaaaaccccaaaaaatcccatttaaaatcccaaaaatatcctataaaaccccccaaaaaaacccattaaaaaaccccattaaaaaatcccattaaaaaatcccattaaaaaccccattaaaaaaccccttaaacaacccaaaaaaaccccattaaaaacccaaaaaagcgccaaaaaatcccataaaaaccccataaaaaccccaaaaatgccccaaaaaaccccattaaaaaaccccattaaaaaaaccccaaaccccgccCCAAAACTCCCATATATGGTCACAAACCCCGCCCCCTCAGCCGAAACCCCGCCCCCCACctgtccccatccatcccaagCCACGCCCCAAGCCACGCCCCCAATcccaagccccgcccccccgTGCCCTTGCCGCGCGTCCTCCCTTTGATTTTCCCccccctaaaaccccaaaaaaaacccaaaaaagccccaaaaaaccccaaaatttcggGGTTTTTTGGCCATGGGGCCGCTCCAGCTTTCGCAGAGGATTTTTGGGGCGGCCCcataaaaaacctcaaaaaaaaaacccattaaaaaccccataaacaCACCagaaaaccccattaaaaaacacgaaaaaaacccaaaaaaccccattaagaaccccaaaaaacaccccataaaaaccccattaaaaactcaaaaaaaaccacaataaaatcccattaaaaaaacctaaaatcaCGCCATAAAAACCtaattaaaaacccccaaaaaacctcattaaaaaaccctaaaaaaacccttaaaaaaccccacaaaaaacaccccaaaaatcccataaaaaacccataaaacaccccataaaaaccccataaaaaccccaaaaaagccccaaaaatccccaaaaaaaccccaaaaaacccctattaaatcccatttaaaatcccaaaaatatcctataaaatcccccaaaaaaaccccattaaaaaacccaaaaaaaccccaaaaaaccccattaaaaccccaaaaatactccataaaatcccccaaaaaacctcattaaaaaaccctaaaaaaccccttaaacaacccaaaaaaacccaaaaaaaccccaaaaaaacccattaaaaaccctaaaaaataccccataaaaaccccattaaaatccccataaaaatccccaaaaaaaccccaaaaaaaaccccaaaaaaaccccattaaaaaccccataaaaacccccaaaaaccccataaaaaccccattaaaaaaccccaaaaaaactccaaaaaaaccccccaaaaaatcccataaaaacccccccaaaaatcccattataacccaaaaaaaaaccccaaaaaaccccattaaaaaccccccaaaaaccccattaaaaaccccaaaaataccccaaaaaacccccattaaaaaccccaaaaacaccccaaaaaaaccccataaaaataccccaaaaaattcccattaaaaaaccccattaaaaaaaccccaaaccccgccCCTAAACACTAAACCCCGCCCAAACCCCGCCCCTACATAACAAATACGGAGCTAAGCCCCGCCCCCAAACACCGCCATAACCCCAAGCCCCGCCCCCCACctgtccccatccatcccaagccacgccccccagccccaagccccgcccccccgTGCCCTTGCCGCGCGtcctcccccccccaaaaaaccccaaaaaagccccaaaaaaccccaaaatttcggGGTTTTTTGGCCATGGGGCCGCTCCAGGTTTTGGGGCGCGGCCTGGCCGTGGGGCAGAGGATTTTTGGGGCGGCCccataaaaaaacctcaaaaaaaaaacccattaaaaaccacaaaaaaccccgaagaaaccccattaaaaaacccaaaaaaaaccaaaaaaccccattaaaaaccccaaaaaccccattaaaaaccccattaaaaaaccccaaaaaaacccattaaaaaccccataaaaacccccaaaaaaaccccaaaaaaacccattaaaacccaaaaaccccaataaaatccccaaaaaaaccccattaaaaaccccaaaaaaccccaaaaaaccccataaaaaccccattaaaaaccccattaaaaccccaaaaaataccccataaaaaccccattaaaaaccccaaaaatgccccaaaaaatcccattaaaatccccaaaaaatcccataaaaaccccattaaaaaccccaaaaaaatcccaaaaaaccccataaaaaaccccaaaaaacccccattaaaaccccattaaaaaccccaaaaaaatcccataaaaaccccattaaaaaccccaaaaaaatgccattaaaaacccccaaaaaaccccattaaaaacccaaaaaacgcCCCCAAAAATAACCATAAAAACCTcactaaaaacccaaaaaaataccccataaataccccattaaaaaccccaaaatgccccaaaaaaaccccattaaaaaaccccaaaaacacccaaaaaaaactccataaaaataccctaaaaaattcccattaaaaaaccccattaaaaaaacccaaaccccgcCCCCAAACACTAAACCCCGCCCACAAACTCCGCCCCTACATAACAAATACGGACCCAAACCCCGCCCCTCAGCCGAACCCCCGCCCCCCACctgtccccatccatcccaagCCCCGCCCCCCTTTTAAGCCCCGCCCCCCCGTGCCCTTGCCGCGCGtcctcccccccccaaaaaaccccaaaaaagccccaaaacaccccaaaatttcgGGGTTTTTTGGCCATGGGGCCGCTCCAGCTTTCGCAGAGGATTTTTGGGGCGGTTTTGAGCGGGAGCTGCCGGGGGGCGGCCgcggttttggggtgcccgTGGTTCCCCCGAGCGCACGCGTTGGTTTTGGGCTCAATGGTGGCGATTTTGGGGCCGCTGCTGAGGGGAAGGGGGGACCCGCACAGCGTGCTGGCCTCGCCCCACAACCGCCTGGAGGCGTGagtttggggggaaatggggtttttggggttttggggggatttgggttttttggggtttttttggggtttttaaatgggatttttaggggttttttggggtttttaaatgggttttttggggttttttggggtttttaaatgggttttttagggtttttttggggttttttaatggggttttttgggtgggatttggggttttttagggggagattttgggttttttaatggtttttttagggggtttttgggtttttaaaatgggttttttaagggttttttttggggtttttaaatgggttttttggggtggaatttggggtttttaaatgggtttttaatgggttttttggggtttttaaatgggttttttagggtttttttaggggtttttaaatgggttttttaggggatttttggggtttttaaatgggattttttggggttttttaatgggattttagggtttttttaatgggattttttgggttttttaatgggtttttttgggttttttaatgggttttttggggtgggatttggggtttttatggggtttttaatgggggtttttgggtgggatttggggtttttaatgggtttttaaatgggtttttttgggttttttttatgggatttttttgggttttttgggtttttttaatgggattttttggggttttttgggttttttaaatgggattttttgggtttttttaatgggttttttggggttttttaatgggttttttggggtttttaaatgggttttttaggggttttttggggttttttaatgggtttttttgggtgggatttggggtttttggggcgtttttggggcggggtttggggggttttggggtttttgttttttttgtgtttttttgggggttttttaaagcttttttttggggggttggggttttttggaggtttttttttttttgagaattttggatatttttataGGGGCTTTtataggaaatttt
Coding sequences:
- the DCAF11 gene encoding DDB1- and CUL4-associated factor 11, whose amino-acid sequence is GDGRYVVSNAKDQSAKLWDLRRPSGPAAVAASRRAVARQSWDYRWQRAPRAARRATPLPGDASLVTFRGHAVLHTLLRCRLAPPGGAPALAAGSADGTVLVYDVITGRVLRRLANHGACVRDVSWSPEGAWLASASWDGTVRLWDYRGDDDGDDVMEEAGPRRKGAGPRRKGGGAW